AAGATTTGGTCTGCCTTGGCAAAAGTCCATTCTTCTGTCATGATCTAAGCTCCTTCTTGGTAAATAGATTGTTATATAATAAGTATTGTAATACACTACAAAGTAAAGGAAAATATCGACAGTTGCCGAAAGCTATCTTGGGAAACTTCATCGATTTTTCCACCAACGATTACCTTGGCCTAAGTCAGTCGGAAGTACTGCTTGACGCAGCAAAGCTCTCTGGAGCACAGTTTGGAGTAGGATCCACTGGTTCTCGGTTGCTCTCAGGTAACAAAAAAATATTTGAAGACCTTGAGAAGAGAATTGCCCAAGACAAAGGAACTGAGTCAGCTCTTATCTTCAATTCAGGTTTTCAGGCCAATATAACAGTTCTTGCAAGCCTACTCGATCAATCAGTGCTTAGTGACAAACCTATTGTTTTTTTTGATAAGTTAAATCATGCAAGCTTATATCAAGCTGTATTTTTGAGCAACGCTGAACTTGTACGATATCAACACGATGATGCAGATCACTTAAGCAGTTTACTTACAAAATTCAAAAATGATTTGAGACCAAAGTTCATTGTTACTGAAACAATTTTTGGTATGGATGGAGACATTGCACCAATAGAGAAAATTCTTGCTCTGAGCAAAGAACATGAAGCTTTTCTATACTTAGACGAAGCACATGCAACAGGTATTATTGGTCATAATGGGTATGGCTTATCTACCAGCATTAATCTTCAGGAAATTCCACATTTAATCTTAGGCACTTTTAGTAAAGCCCTAGGGTGCTTTGGTGCGTATGTTGCTTGTTCTAATGTTATAAAGAATTACCTAATCAACAAATGTCCAGGGTTTATCTATTCAACCTCTCTTTCTCCAATGGTAATTGGTGCAGCAGCCAAGGCTTGGGATTTAGTACAACATTTTGCTGATCAACGTCAGGCTTTATCTTTTAAAGCTGCAAATTTAAGAAGCAATTTGCAAAATCTTGGATTTAATACAGGTAATTCAGTCACACACATTATACCAATAATTCTGGGTGATGAGAATACTGTAATGAGTGCAAAAGAAAAGCTTTTGAAACAAGGGTTGATTGTTTCTGCTATACGCCCACCTACTGTTTCGCCTGGAACGTCAAGGTTGCGCATTGCACTTAATGTGAATCACACCGAAAACAACCTAAACCATTTAGTACATGCTCTTCAGCAAATATGAACTATCGCTTTGTGTTTTGTCACGGTTGGGGATTTGATTATAAGTTTTTTCAACCTCTCATAAATGAACATTTCTCTCAAGTTCCCTACCATTGTTTAGATCTTGGTTACTTTGGAGAAGAAGATCTGGACTTACCAGAAGATAGTACATTTATTGGTATTGGACATTCCCTTGGACTGATAAAATTAGCTTCTTTAAACGTAAAGTTTAACGCACTTATCGGTATACAAGCTTTTATCAATTTTTTGGGATTTGATTTATGGTTACACAAAAAACGCAAGTTAGAGTTAAAAGCAATGATACAGCACTTTCAAATGGATCCAGTAGATACCCTGATGTCCTTCTATAAAAGATGTGGTGTAAACTACAACTCTTTTAATCGGTTGAATAAAGCAAAACTAATGCAAGATTTAGAGCTATTTACCACAGTACATCAGCTACCACACATACCACTATTAATATTAGGTGCAACAAATGATACAATTGTACCCCAGGAACTTATCTATGATAACTTCAATAAAGATGTTAAAGTTGTTATGCATAGCAGAGGTTACCATAGTCTAGGGTTATGTGAATATCATTTTGTGTACGAGCAAATTATAAGTTTTTGTAATGGAATTACAAAAGAGATACATACAGGACAATTTTAGCAGAGCAAGCTCGTCTTATGATAATGTAGCTTTTGTTCAAAAAGAATGTGCTGCAAAACTAGTCAATTTGTTACAAAGTTATTTCCCTGAATTTCATCCACAATCTATCTTAGATTTGGGTACAGGTACAGGCTACATTCCAGAAATTTTGTTTAGTTTCTTTCCGCAAAGCAAGTTCACTTTAAATGACATATCACCCAGTATGTTAGCGAAAACAAAAGAAAAATTAGCAGTGTATAAGGAAGTTGCATTCATCTTAGGCGATATGGAAACACTAGACCTTGGCTTTCACGATCTTACCATTTCAAACCTAGCACTTCAATGGGTGCGCAATTTAAAAAAGATGATAAAGGAATCATACAATAACTCAAATGTCTTTGTTTTTTCGTGTTTACTGGATGGTACATTTAATGAATGGTCTAGAGTCTTTACAAAATCCTTATTACCTGCACCAACTCATCAGTATCCATCTAAACAAGAATTAGAAAGCTATTTGCTTCACCTGAAACCAAAAAGGCATCTTTTCGACTCACAAGAATTTACATTATGCTTTCCAAGCGCAAGTGAATTTATTAGATACCTTAGGAATCTAGGAGCAAATCAAGGTAGCCAAGCAATTTTTTTACCTGATCTAAGGAAGATCGTTAAAACCTACACTGGCAAGATTAATGTTACCTATAAAGTATTTTTTGGAGTTTTAAGTAGATGCAGATCTTTTTAACAGGAACAGATACCGACGTTGGTAAGACTACTATAAGCAGTTGGCTCTGCCTACACACTGGGTATTCGTATTTCAAACCCATCCAAACTGGAAGTATTCTAGGTACAGATAGTCATCAAATAAGCAATTTGACTAACGCCAACGTTTATAAAGAAAATTTTGTTTATAAAAGACCCCTATCTCCCCACTTGGCAGCGTCGCTGGAGAATGATAGCATTAATACCGATAAGATTAGCTTGCCCAAAACACATAACTTAATCATAGAAGGTGCTGGAGGAGTTTTAGTTCCAATCAATAAAACCATACTAATGGTTGATTTAATCAAAAAACTTGCCACTCCAACAATTTTAGTTGCAAGGTCCACACTTGGCACAATTAATCACACATTACTTAGTTTAGAAGCACTACGTGCTAGAAATATTCCTATTTTGGGGGTGATCTTAAATGGACCGCATAACCAAGATAATCTTGAAGCAATAGAATTTTATGGTAGAGTACAGGTATTAGCATCAGTACCTAAACTACAACAAGTTGATAGAGAACATCTGACGCAAATACCACTCTCAAATCGATTAAAAACTATCTTGGGACAATGAATATAAGTAAACGTGACAGAAAAATCATATGGCATCCTTTTACGCAAGAGAAAGTAGCCAAACTTCCAATTGCAATTAAAAAAGCTCATGGGTCATATCTTCACGATGAAAATAGCAAACCATACCTGGATCTGATTTCCAGTTGGTGGGTAAACCTGCACGGTCACGCTCATCCCAAGATCGCTCGGGCTATATATGAGCAAAGCATGACTTTGGAACATGTAATTTTTGCAGGGTTTACCCATGAGCCTGCAGTAACGCTTTGCGAAAAGTTGAAAACTCTACTACCAGATAAATTATCCAGATTTTTCTTTTCAGACAATGGTTCTACTGCTGTTGAGGTAGCACTAAAAATGGCCTATCAGTACTGGTGGAATCATGGTAACCGTGAAAGAACTACTTTCCTGAGTTTTGAAGGAGGGTATCATGGAGATACATTTGGCGCGATGAGTGTAGGTGTTAAGTCCGGCTTCCATGACGCATTTTCAAATCTGTTGTTTTCTGTTTTAACAGTACCCTTTCCAGAAACCTGGGATGGAGACGAAGAAATAGAAAACAAAGAGGAACACTCTCTTAAAGTATTAGAAGGTCACTTACATGCTGGTTCTCGTAAAATTGCTGCATTAATTCTAGAGCCTTTGGTGCAAGGAGCAAGTGGCATGAAGATGTGCCGTCCAGAGTTTGTTAGAAAAGTTGTCAATTTAGTACGCCAGCATGGAATTTTGATAATCTGCGATGAGGTCATGACCGGCTTTGGCCGTACTGGTACTTATTTTGCTTTTGAACAAACTCAAATTACACCTGATTTTTTATGTATTTCTAAGGGATTAACAGGAGGTTTTCTCCCGCTTGCTCTCACAGTTACTACCGAAGAAGTCTACTCGGCATTTTTAAGTGAACATTTTACTAAAGCGTTTGCTCATGGTCACTCCTACACTGCCAATCCTTTAGGTTGTGCGGCTGCAATTGCTTCTTTAGACTTATTAATTAAGCACGATACCATGGAGTCAATTAAGAGGATTCATAGTATACATAAAAAGGAATTAGTAAACTTGTCTGAAGCTTGTAAAAACGTCCAACACGCACGTGTAACTGGTACAATAGCAGCTTTTGATATTCATGACGCACAAACACTAAAGATAAAATTTTTAGAGCAAGGACTTTTAATCAGACCACTTGGCAATTCAGTTTATTTATTACCACCTTATTCAATAAGTACTTCAGAGCTTGAAGAAGCTTATAATAAGATTAGAAACATCCTTTCAACTCCAAGTACGGTGATGATGGCGTCAACTTAAGAGCCTCCATTAGCAAACTTTCCTAAAGACATGATGGCGTTTGGGCTTATCCATGTTATCTAATAGAAACGAAAAAACTACTTGACAACTTTTGTCGTTACCCTTATCATAGTAGTGAAGCTATTTGTTTAACTTCCCAATCTGTACAGGTTAAAATGACAAGAGAACTTGTATTTGGCGTACTATTGTTTAATTTTTCGCACTATGTGCACTGCATGTCTTTTTAAAACTTCGGGTTTTTACCCATACAAGCTGAAACGCGCTTATAAGTCGTTTAAGACATCACCCAACGCCGGATTTTAAAATAGAGAGTGGAATAACTAGCTACCTCGGGGTTTTATTGTCTTTTTTCTCTGTCTGGTAAATTTCTTAAATATTATAGCTTAGACTAGTTGCGTTTAAAAGCAGCTAAATTGCAGCGTTTAAGGCATAAAAACGCCGATGCTAAAAATAAATACTGACTAGGGCTTCTTTCGTCTTTTTCTCTATTTAGTAAATTTCTTAAGCATAAAGGTTATACTAACTTTCGTTATCAAACAAGATACATAATAGGTTCGCTAAACCTTTAATCGTGAGGAAACTTTTTAATTCACCATTGGGATTTCTCTTCAATCCAAGCATTTTTTATATAGACAGGTCCTTTTTTCAAGGAAAGAAAACATAAGTCATACCTAACCGAATGATCTAAGAAACCAAGGTTTTTACTTAGAAAATACTTAGAGGAATTTACAATAGACTGACATTGAAGAGAAGATATCGGTATTTCTTTTCCAAGTAAGCTTGTTTTAACTTCTATAAAAATCAGTTCTTTTTTTTTAGATACAATTAAGTCAACTTCACCAAACCTACAACGATAACGGTGCTTTATAACATTGTACCACCTTAACTTTAAATATATTAAAGTTAATAACTCACCAAAATAGCCTATAAAATAGCGTAACTTACTTATCATAAGAAAGAAAAACTATGATAATAATTAACTTTTTGTAACTACTTTCTTCTCTTCTTTATTTTTACTATAAACCTTACCTTTCGCTGTAATATCCCTGTCAACTAGTTCTATCACTGCCATCGAAGCACAATCACCCTTTCGAGTGTTAAACTTTATTATCCTAGAATACCCACCTTTACGATCTTGATAACGACCAGCTAAAACGTTTAATAACTTATCAACTACCAACCTATTATTATGAAGGCGTGAAAGCAAAAGTCTTCTACCGTGTAAAGTATTCTTATTCTTAGCAATTGTAATAAATTTTTCCATATATGGACGAAGTTCTTTAGCTTTTGGTAGAGTAGTTATAATCTGCTCATGGTTAATTAATGAGATAGATAGGTTCTTCAACATCGACAACCTGTGTTCAGTGTGACGAGACAGCTTACGCTTTTTCATTCCATGTTTCATATATTACCTAATCTTCATCAGTATGTTGTCTAGCCAATTCATCTATATCTTTAGGTGGCCAATTTGGAACATCCATGCCCAAAGACAAGCCGAAATTATTTAAAACTGCCTTAATCTCATTTAAGGACTTTCTACCAAAATTAGCAGTTCTTAGCATTTCACTTTCTGTTCTTTGTACAAGATCGCCTATATAAGTGATATTTTCATTCTTCAAGCAATTATGTGATCTAACAGACAGCTCCATCTCGTCCACTTTGCGCAATAAGATAGGGTCGTAGCCCAAATCCCTATAACCATTAGATGAGGAAGCCTGCGATTTTTTATAACTTACGTCAGAGCTAATAAAAGGCTGAAGTTGTTCCTGTAATATCCTTGCAGCAGAGTCAACAGCTTGACTTGGAGAAATTGTACCATCAGTCTCAACTGATAATATCAACTTATCCTTATCAGTAACTTGACCAACACGACTATTCTCTACCTTATATGAAACTCTATTGACAGGACTATATAAAGCATTAACCGGAATGAACCCAATTAGATCTTGCTCATTCATTAACTTCAAAAATTCGTTTTCCTTATATTTAGCAACAGGAAGGTAGCCTTTTCCACTAGCCACATATATAGTCATGTTGAGCTCTACATTCTGCCCAAGTGTACATATCAGCAGATCTTTATTAACAATAGAACACTGATCATCAGTTTCTATCATCCCAGCCAATACCTGACAAGGTCCTTTAGCACTCAAACTCAAGCATTTATTGGAAGTGCTATTCAACTTACACCTCAACATACTCATGTTTAATATTATATCAGTTACATCTTCCCTTACTCCTTGAATTGAAGTAAACTCATGAGTTACGCCCTCAATTTTTATTCCATAAACAGCACTACCTATAAGAGAAGACAGCATCACACGTCTTAATGCATTACCAAGTGTTAAAGCAAAACCACTCTCCAATGGTTCTAGTACTATATCGCCTTTTTTACTTGAATCACCTGGCACTACCTTAATTGAATTAGGTCTAGTCAATTTATCTAAGTTGCTAAAAACAGAAACACTATCGTTATAATACATAAAATAACCTTTTCAAATATTCTATACTCTTCTTTTTTTTCTTAATCTGCACCCATTATGAGGAATTGCAGTCTTATCCGCAATTGAGGTTACTGTTAACCCGCATCCCTGAAGTGCCTTAACTGCAGCTTCAGCCCCAAAACCAGGGCCACAGATTACCACAGAAACAACTTTCATACCAAACCTTTCTACTGCAACCTTTGCAGCAGATTCCGAAGCCTTACCTGCAGCATAAGGTGTAGATTTCCTTGAACCTGAGAAACCATGTGCACCTACAGACGTTTGGTATAGAGTGTTACCCTGAACATCAGTTACATTTATAAAAGTATTATTAAAAGTTGCACGAATATGAACAACTCCAGTAACAAATTTTTTTGCACTTTTACCAACTGTTCTGACCTTTTTCATTAAAATTCACAATAATAACAAATCTTATTTTTTTCCAGCAATAGGCAAACGAGATCTACCTTTACGAGTTTTAGCATTAGTATGAGTCCTTTGCCCTCTTACAGGTAAACCTTTTCTGTGTCTCACTCCTCTATAGCATCCCATTTCCACTAAAAACTTTATATTCATAGCCATTTCTTTTCTACATTCGCCTTCTATAGAATAATTCTGCCTAATGAAACTGCTGATCTTTTCTATCTCCTCATTTAGTAATTCAAGAACACGTTTGCTCTCATCAATCCCAAGAGCACGACAAATTTTGTATGCAGTAGCAATACCTATACCATATATATAAGTTAATGCAAAAGGAACACATTTTTTTACTGGAACATTTACACCCGCTATACGTGCCACTGGTACTCCGATACTTTATTAATAATAACTCTTAATTTATACCATAAAACAATCCAGAGTCAAACTAAATTGCAAGAAATTTTGCTTTCGATCTCTTGTCTTACCTGATCAACATCAAGATTAGCATCGATTGTTAACAATTTGTCTTTATAATATTTACGTAAACTCTTTATTTGGATGTGATATTCGCTTATTCTTCTATTAATTGCGGATAAGTCAGAATCATCAATTCTCCTTTCTAGCCTTGTACTTTTACATTTCACACAAACAAGACCGTCATCATCCTTAAGAGAAGATGCACTATATACACTTTTGCAGTCTAAACATACAAGGCGATTCTTTAACCTATTAACCGCAATCTTATCATCAAGTTGTAACTCAATAACAATATCCACATCTCTATTATATCTCTCCAGCAAAGTTTGAGTTAAGAAACGAGCTTGATTTAAATTTCTCGGAAAACCATCCAACAAAAAATTATCATCTACCAGTGCAAGCTGGTCATGTAATAACTCACATATAACTTGATCTCGAATCAAATTACCGGATTCTACGGTATCCTTTATTTTTTTGCCTAACTCGCTGTTGCTAGATATAATATTCCTCAATAAATCCCCTACTGAAATTAACTTTAAGTTATACTTTGCTATTAGCAGGCTCGATTGAGTGCCTTTACCGGAGCCAGGAGGACCAAAAATTGTAATAATCATCTTAATCTTCTCGTTTTAGACTCATATTTTTTTATCCAGCTATCATATCTATTCGAAAAGATATAGGACTGTATTTGCATAATAGTATCAGTAACAACGTTAACTATAATCAATAA
This portion of the Wolbachia endosymbiont of Ctenocephalides felis wCfeF genome encodes:
- a CDS encoding 8-amino-7-oxononanoate synthase 2: MPKAILGNFIDFSTNDYLGLSQSEVLLDAAKLSGAQFGVGSTGSRLLSGNKKIFEDLEKRIAQDKGTESALIFNSGFQANITVLASLLDQSVLSDKPIVFFDKLNHASLYQAVFLSNAELVRYQHDDADHLSSLLTKFKNDLRPKFIVTETIFGMDGDIAPIEKILALSKEHEAFLYLDEAHATGIIGHNGYGLSTSINLQEIPHLILGTFSKALGCFGAYVACSNVIKNYLINKCPGFIYSTSLSPMVIGAAAKAWDLVQHFADQRQALSFKAANLRSNLQNLGFNTGNSVTHIIPIILGDENTVMSAKEKLLKQGLIVSAIRPPTVSPGTSRLRIALNVNHTENNLNHLVHALQQI
- a CDS encoding Malonyl-[acyl-carrier protein] O-methyltransferase yields the protein MELQKRYIQDNFSRASSSYDNVAFVQKECAAKLVNLLQSYFPEFHPQSILDLGTGTGYIPEILFSFFPQSKFTLNDISPSMLAKTKEKLAVYKEVAFILGDMETLDLGFHDLTISNLALQWVRNLKKMIKESYNNSNVFVFSCLLDGTFNEWSRVFTKSLLPAPTHQYPSKQELESYLLHLKPKRHLFDSQEFTLCFPSASEFIRYLRNLGANQGSQAIFLPDLRKIVKTYTGKINVTYKVFFGVLSRCRSF
- a CDS encoding ATP-dependent dethiobiotin synthetase BioD: MQIFLTGTDTDVGKTTISSWLCLHTGYSYFKPIQTGSILGTDSHQISNLTNANVYKENFVYKRPLSPHLAASLENDSINTDKISLPKTHNLIIEGAGGVLVPINKTILMVDLIKKLATPTILVARSTLGTINHTLLSLEALRARNIPILGVILNGPHNQDNLEAIEFYGRVQVLASVPKLQQVDREHLTQIPLSNRLKTILGQ
- a CDS encoding Adenosylmethionine-8-amino-7-oxononanoate aminotransferase; the protein is MNISKRDRKIIWHPFTQEKVAKLPIAIKKAHGSYLHDENSKPYLDLISSWWVNLHGHAHPKIARAIYEQSMTLEHVIFAGFTHEPAVTLCEKLKTLLPDKLSRFFFSDNGSTAVEVALKMAYQYWWNHGNRERTTFLSFEGGYHGDTFGAMSVGVKSGFHDAFSNLLFSVLTVPFPETWDGDEEIENKEEHSLKVLEGHLHAGSRKIAALILEPLVQGASGMKMCRPEFVRKVVNLVRQHGILIICDEVMTGFGRTGTYFAFEQTQITPDFLCISKGLTGGFLPLALTVTTEEVYSAFLSEHFTKAFAHGHSYTANPLGCAAAIASLDLLIKHDTMESIKRIHSIHKKELVNLSEACKNVQHARVTGTIAAFDIHDAQTLKIKFLEQGLLIRPLGNSVYLLPPYSISTSELEEAYNKIRNILSTPSTVMMAST
- a CDS encoding 50S ribosomal protein L17, producing the protein MKHGMKKRKLSRHTEHRLSMLKNLSISLINHEQIITTLPKAKELRPYMEKFITIAKNKNTLHGRRLLLSRLHNNRLVVDKLLNVLAGRYQDRKGGYSRIIKFNTRKGDCASMAVIELVDRDITAKGKVYSKNKEEKKVVTKS
- a CDS encoding DNA-directed RNA polymerase subunit alpha gives rise to the protein MYYNDSVSVFSNLDKLTRPNSIKVVPGDSSKKGDIVLEPLESGFALTLGNALRRVMLSSLIGSAVYGIKIEGVTHEFTSIQGVREDVTDIILNMSMLRCKLNSTSNKCLSLSAKGPCQVLAGMIETDDQCSIVNKDLLICTLGQNVELNMTIYVASGKGYLPVAKYKENEFLKLMNEQDLIGFIPVNALYSPVNRVSYKVENSRVGQVTDKDKLILSVETDGTISPSQAVDSAARILQEQLQPFISSDVSYKKSQASSSNGYRDLGYDPILLRKVDEMELSVRSHNCLKNENITYIGDLVQRTESEMLRTANFGRKSLNEIKAVLNNFGLSLGMDVPNWPPKDIDELARQHTDED
- a CDS encoding 30S ribosomal protein S11, whose product is MKKVRTVGKSAKKFVTGVVHIRATFNNTFINVTDVQGNTLYQTSVGAHGFSGSRKSTPYAAGKASESAAKVAVERFGMKVVSVVICGPGFGAEAAVKALQGCGLTVTSIADKTAIPHNGCRLRKKRRV
- a CDS encoding 30S ribosomal protein S13, which encodes MARIAGVNVPVKKCVPFALTYIYGIGIATAYKICRALGIDESKRVLELLNEEIEKISSFIRQNYSIEGECRKEMAMNIKFLVEMGCYRGVRHRKGLPVRGQRTHTNAKTRKGRSRLPIAGKK
- a CDS encoding Adenylate kinase, whose translation is MIITIFGPPGSGKGTQSSLLIAKYNLKLISVGDLLRNIISSNSELGKKIKDTVESGNLIRDQVICELLHDQLALVDDNFLLDGFPRNLNQARFLTQTLLERYNRDVDIVIELQLDDKIAVNRLKNRLVCLDCKSVYSASSLKDDDGLVCVKCKSTRLERRIDDSDLSAINRRISEYHIQIKSLRKYYKDKLLTIDANLDVDQVRQEIESKISCNLV